One part of the Nostoc sp. PCC 7120 = FACHB-418 genome encodes these proteins:
- a CDS encoding Arm DNA-binding domain-containing protein has protein sequence MYTKTPTGKVPKGNVSIIDSNGRLQLRFRYGGKRYYLSLGLPDTKISRKAAEAKKNQIELDIASGNFDPTLDKYKPQSVLSTVEPDITPKFTPKITELWESYINYKSSSLKETTKGYHNSFTKLFQRLGNIPLPDALKVKAELERITTVGQTKRALIQLNAACNWAVKHKLIDSNPYVGMANEMPKYRYQLEPKPNAFSEQEREKIIKAFKDHRGNWNGRGYTGISYSHYASLVEFLFLTGCRPSEAIGLQWKHIAEDCGYIRFEESVTTSGNGIPTRVQGSKNNKKRQFPCSERLRNLLISIKPENPYLDDLVFPSPKGKVINYNNFCNNAWNRIVDQIKPNTTPYSCRDTFITIQILKGVSESVIGKWCDTSVEMIEKHYADYLKMLNLRPID, from the coding sequence ATGTACACCAAAACACCTACAGGGAAAGTACCCAAGGGAAATGTCTCTATTATTGATTCCAATGGACGGTTACAACTACGATTTCGTTATGGAGGGAAAAGATACTATTTATCTCTTGGTTTACCCGATACAAAAATAAGCCGTAAAGCAGCAGAAGCAAAAAAGAATCAGATTGAGTTGGATATTGCTTCAGGAAATTTTGATCCAACACTGGACAAGTACAAGCCTCAATCAGTGCTGAGTACCGTTGAACCTGACATTACACCCAAATTTACACCCAAAATAACAGAACTTTGGGAAAGTTATATCAATTACAAATCATCAAGCCTCAAGGAAACAACTAAGGGATACCACAATAGCTTCACCAAACTGTTCCAACGTTTAGGCAATATACCACTGCCGGATGCTCTTAAAGTGAAAGCAGAATTGGAGAGGATAACTACAGTAGGGCAAACCAAGCGGGCATTGATTCAACTTAATGCAGCTTGCAACTGGGCTGTAAAACATAAGTTGATTGACTCTAACCCTTATGTGGGAATGGCTAACGAGATGCCAAAGTACCGTTATCAATTGGAACCTAAACCCAATGCTTTTTCAGAACAAGAAAGAGAAAAAATTATTAAAGCATTTAAAGATCATCGGGGAAATTGGAACGGTAGAGGCTATACAGGCATCAGTTATAGTCATTATGCTTCACTTGTAGAATTTTTATTCCTGACAGGTTGTCGTCCATCAGAAGCAATTGGGCTTCAATGGAAGCACATAGCAGAGGACTGTGGTTATATTCGCTTTGAAGAGTCAGTGACAACATCGGGAAATGGTATCCCTACAAGAGTACAGGGATCTAAAAACAACAAAAAACGGCAATTCCCTTGTTCAGAAAGATTACGAAATTTACTCATATCTATCAAACCTGAAAATCCTTATTTAGATGATTTGGTTTTTCCTAGTCCAAAGGGAAAAGTAATCAACTACAACAATTTTTGTAATAATGCCTGGAATAGAATTGTTGACCAGATTAAACCAAACACTACACCTTATAGTTGTAGAGATACCTTCATCACTATTCAAATTCTTAAAGGCGTTTCCGAATCAGTCATAGGCAAATGGTGCGATACCAGCGTTGAGATGATTGAAAAGCATTATGCAGATTATCTAAAAATGCTGAATTTACGTCCCATTGATTAA